A stretch of DNA from Acinetobacter sp. C26M:
AAAAACACCGACCAATAAGCCCAAAAGAAACGCCCCCACTAGCAAAGGAACGAATGCATTAAGCAATTCAAGCGCAAGTTGTGCGCGTTCAACCTCAGTCATTTTTTAGCCCCACAGGTGTAATAATGGACACAGTATTGAGCGTGAACCGTGAAGGTTTTACCGCATTTCTTGCATTTATATTCAAACTGTGCCATTATGATTATCACCTAAGTTATTGATTTTATTAACATATTATACATTATACGAAATTTCGTATTTTAAGCCTTTGATTCGTAAAGGCTTTTTAGTTCTGCAATCTGTAATCTTAGATATTCAATTTGTCTTCCAACAAGATTTTCATGATCTTCAAGATCAATATCTGATTGCACGATACGCAGGTTGCTAGAAATTCTTTCTAAATTAGTAACGATACGTTCAATCTGACCTTGCTTCGGATAAACCCTTACAACCTTATGAGCAACTGTAGGTACAACTACATTCTTAGTCATGACGAGATCCTTAAGCAGTTTTTAATTCAGGTTGCTTTTCTTCTTTCAGCATCAACGGCTTGCCATCGTCAGCCGTACGGAAATAAACGTTCCCATCCACAGCTACCAATGCCACAGGCAGATAAATTTCTTTGTTCTGGTAGCACTTATAAAACTCTAATAAGTGATGATGCTCAGGATCTACTTTGACTGGTTGCGAGCAATCAACCATTTCCTCTAAACCACGGTCAAACTTCTGTGATTTAAAAATAAGACGCATATTCGGCTGTCCAGTCTTTGGATCAGCCTTGACATCAATCTTGAGTAATTTGGCATTAAAAATAATTTGTGCTGACATGATAAAAATCCTTATGCGACGATGCGTAGTCCACGCTGATTGAAAGTAGAAATCGGTTCGATAAAATTGCTTGGTAATTGAGATTCGAAATTAACTTCGATGTGCTTAACAAATAAAATGATGTTGTTCTTGGTCTGAACATGTAAGTTCTGGAGAGTCAGCTTCGAATATCCGCAACTCTTAAGTTTATTAACGAGCAGAATAAATTGAGCTTTGCTATAACGGCCACGAACAGCGTCATAACCTTCTGATTCAATTGCTTTGTAAAATTCAAAGGTATTACGAGCCTCAGTCAATGAAACCGTTCCACCTTTAGAAACCTTTTTAAAACGATTAAAAACAATGGTATAAGCTGTGAAATGGTCTAGATTGATTTCAGGTCTAGAAGCCAAATTCCTGATGTATTCCTCAGTAAAACCACACTGAACCAAATCAGAAATATATTTAAAATACTGATGCTCAAACTTAGCCTTAGCCTCAGCATGACCCTTATTCTCTAGAAATTGATAAAACTGGAAAATCTTATCTGAACGACCTGCTGTGACAACGTCATTTTCTCTAACTTTCTGTAATTTATTAGAAATTTCTTTAAAAATAGTTTCATGATCTGTAGCTTTCATAGTCTGACCCTCTAGGGCTTTAAATAGTTCACGGTTGGCTTTTACCCACAAATTACGCAAGAAATAAGGATTTTCACGTTGATAACGAATTAATTGAAAAAGATTAGTAGGTATATTTAATTCACGAAGTGCGAAGGCTTTAACGCCAGTTTCAAAACGAAGTAGACCCTTTGCATATTCTTGAAGTTCAGGGTCAGACATAACGGCAACAACGCGTTGGGCGTTCTTATCGTTCTTCTTAGCCAGTTCTTTAAGGTCTGCTAATTGGTCCATAAATTCACAATGTTTACCGTAAACCTTGCGTGCAAAGCGTTTAGAACGTTCGGCACCGAAATAAACAGTATTCTTATGAATCACTTGTTTCTCAGATTTACCAATGTACTGCGTTGATAAATTCCTAAGAAACTCTAGAGCTTTACGGACTTGATTCTCATCCTGTAAACGAGCCGAATAAGTTACATCCAAGTGTCGAACCTCAGTTTCACTTATCGCTAATAGCCCATACAGCACAGGTTGAGTCTCAGCCAAATAGCCCAGCATCTCTAAAGCTCCCTGCTCTATCCAGTCAGTTCCGTAAACGTTATGACCTTGGAGAATCTTCGCAGGACTGCATTTAAGTTCGACATAAGGGATATAGGTCCCCTCATGGAAAAATTTAAAAGCCATCTCGGTAAAAGAAGTCGGCAGCTTAGAGTAAGGATGATTTAAAACATGGTGTTGAACTGTGCCATCGTCATCCTTGTAACAAGAGCGTGATTCAACTCTGATACCAATATCGAATAAATCCATACCGAAAACGCAATATCTGCCGTCTTCTCGCACATCAACGAGAGACATATCAACAGGTATATGCATTACGATTTTATCCAACATAATTCAGCCCAAAGCAGAACCAACCCCAAACGTGCAACAACATCACACGCAACATTTTGACAGAAATATAACAGAATTGCGCGCAACACTGCAACGTGTGACACAATAATGTTGTTGCATTAAACAATGTTGAGACATCACATGAAAAAATCAGACTTATCAAAAACTTATAGAGTTCGTGGGGAATTCGTAGAGTCGATTAAAGAAAAATCACTTGATTTTATTATCGAAACTAAAGAGAGAATTGAAGAAGCAGACATAATTAATGCCTTGATTTACAAGCATTTAAAAGACATTAGCGCAAAAGATGTAACAAAATATATCGAAGAAATAAAAAAAGCAGATTGATAATAAACGTCGACCCAGAATACTAGGCACCAAAGATGAAAAATTAACTATGCACCTCATTGGTGCATTTTTTAATTACGCGAAAGTCTTAAATTTAAGACCATAGTCCACCACTAGAGATGGTGGACGAAAACTTCTGTCACGACATATTATGTCGCCCTCTCCCATGGCGAAATCTTATTGTCGTCGTTCGGTCGGGTCGGTCTGTCGCTCCGCTCATCCTCCCTCCTCACTCCTCCGCTTCGATTTCGCATAATGAAGATTGATGTTAAATATCAATCGAGTGCAGCCGATAGCATTGCATTGTTGACATACAAAAAAAGCCGTGAAAATCACGGCTTTATTGGTATATCTAACACATTGATAAATAACATAATCTAGTTATTATGCGAAATATTGTAATTGTTAAATATGGTGCTTAGCAACTTCTGCAATTACCATTTTCCTGCTATCCCAATGTCTGTTGACATACATTAGAAAGTTACACACAATGCTATTCACTATATAAGTATGCATATATCAATAACAATGCCTTCGATTTATCAATTAAAACCAGCATTTCAGAATTTACTTCGCCCATTTGTACAATGGCTTTACTCTAAAAAGATTACAGCGAATCAGGTTACGCTTTTAGCAATGCTAATCTCTGTTGTATTAGCTGTTGCACTTTACTGCCTGCATCTTTACCAACAACCTTTAATTCTGTTTTTATTCTTTCCTGTATGGATGTTAGTTCGTATGGGTTTTAATGCAATTGATGGCATGCTCGCACGTGAGTTTAATCAACAATCAAAACTTGGTGCATATTTAAATGAAATTTGTGATGTTATCTCCGATTCTGCGCTGTATTTATGTTTTTTGGGCTTAGCCTTCATTAATTCCTATTTATTGGGTTTTGTTGTATTTCTAGCGATTCTGAGTGAATATGCTGGCGTTATGGCTCCATTAATTGGTCAGGAACGCCGTTATGATGGTCCTATGGGTAAAAGTGATCGTGCATTTTGGTTTAGTTTAATTGCTGTGCTTGTCAGTTTCAGCCCGTATTTAATTGAAAATAATTACATAAATTCAATAATTTATATCTGTAATGGGCTGCTTATTTTTATTGCAGCGCTATTGGTTTTGACAACTTATAACCGTATTAAAAATAGTATTCAACTTTAAGGAAAATCAGATGCAAAGCTCACAAAAACATGTGTTTATCAGTCATGATGATACCCAATTAGCCTATCAACACTGGCCTGCAACTGCAGAAAAAGAGACAAAAAAAGCAATTATCTTATTCCATCGTGGTCATGAACACTCTGGACGTATGGCGCATTTGGTCAATGAGCTCAACCTACCAGAATTTGATTTCTTTGCGTGGGATGCACGCGGACATGGAGATTCCCCAGGTTTACGTGGCGATGCACCAAGTTTCTCTGCATGTGTGAAAGATATTCAATCTTTTGTACAACATATTGAATCGACGTATAACATTGTATCAACCA
This window harbors:
- a CDS encoding CDP-alcohol phosphatidyltransferase family protein; protein product: MPSIYQLKPAFQNLLRPFVQWLYSKKITANQVTLLAMLISVVLAVALYCLHLYQQPLILFLFFPVWMLVRMGFNAIDGMLAREFNQQSKLGAYLNEICDVISDSALYLCFLGLAFINSYLLGFVVFLAILSEYAGVMAPLIGQERRYDGPMGKSDRAFWFSLIAVLVSFSPYLIENNYINSIIYICNGLLIFIAALLVLTTYNRIKNSIQL
- a CDS encoding phage/plasmid replication protein, II/X family: MLDKIVMHIPVDMSLVDVREDGRYCVFGMDLFDIGIRVESRSCYKDDDGTVQHHVLNHPYSKLPTSFTEMAFKFFHEGTYIPYVELKCSPAKILQGHNVYGTDWIEQGALEMLGYLAETQPVLYGLLAISETEVRHLDVTYSARLQDENQVRKALEFLRNLSTQYIGKSEKQVIHKNTVYFGAERSKRFARKVYGKHCEFMDQLADLKELAKKNDKNAQRVVAVMSDPELQEYAKGLLRFETGVKAFALRELNIPTNLFQLIRYQRENPYFLRNLWVKANRELFKALEGQTMKATDHETIFKEISNKLQKVRENDVVTAGRSDKIFQFYQFLENKGHAEAKAKFEHQYFKYISDLVQCGFTEEYIRNLASRPEINLDHFTAYTIVFNRFKKVSKGGTVSLTEARNTFEFYKAIESEGYDAVRGRYSKAQFILLVNKLKSCGYSKLTLQNLHVQTKNNIILFVKHIEVNFESQLPSNFIEPISTFNQRGLRIVA